The segment aagatgtgtAGAAGTTGAGGTTAATCGGTGACGTGACGAGTAATTAAAAAGTAGGAGAACGGAACAAGGAGagtaacggacaagacgcctgaGAGAAGGACGCTAGGCTAGTGAcaacagaggactgtgccctttttattgttcattaaattgttgaagttaccAGCCTGCGTTATCAAGTATATTCtttattcattctgttgttgtgtcttcTATGaactcgcatgcaccattaacatatagaatcatcaacaaaatagacaacagtcgcgacccccttaggggtcgattgacgatttgccaggggtcgtccAAGACCATCggtaaatggattgtttttgtcaacTCTTCCATTGCtgtgtgggtgggtgggggtcgcggaagTGTgaggggttgtaaaaaggggtctccgagcttaaaaggttgagaaccgctggtctatagtatagtttacttttattactAGTAATATTACTCTATACTCGTAATACTGCTAATGCTATACTACTTTAAACGTTAAATATAACTATAACTTATAACTAACCACTAATGATGACTAATGACATGACTCTAATAACTAATACAGTAATACTCTAATGAGACTCTAATGTAAATGTAGTTAAATGTAGTATAACTATAACTTCTAtaagagtagatctatactctatAACATAAATAGGAGAGGCCcataagttttacttttttctcaATTACAATATAAGAGAATGTATTGTCATattaacatttaattattttaattttaacttatttgATCAAAGGGCGCTGTGGCTGACTGGTTaggtgcttggcttccaaaccttgggtcctgggtttgaacctcTTTGAATttttggatttttagggcgcccctgagtctatccaactctaatgggtacctgactttagtttgggaaagtaaaggctgttggttgttgtgctggccatgacaccctgcttgttaaccattgaccaaagaaatggatgaccttaacatcatctgccttatagatcgcaaggtttgaaaggggaactttactatactttttttatttgatcaaagTGCATACATGAATTCTAAAACTACCGgtatgtttttgtaatttcagatAATGGGTCGGTCTTCAAGTAGATCCAAAAGTAGAAGTCGAAGCGGCAGTGGTGGAAGCAGAAGCCGCAGTGGGTCAGCAGATAAAAAACGCAGAAGCTACAGTCGAAGTCCAgcatcagatgatgaaaataaatgtagagTACACATTGCTGACTTAGGTCTAGATCCTTCAAAGTCAGAGATTTACAGAGCATTTGAAAAGTTTGGACCTTTAAGGGAAATTTGGGTGGCGAGAATTCCACCATGTTTTGCATTTGTGGTTTACAAATATAAAGATGATGCCTGTGAAGCTGTTCGAAAAATGGATGGAGAGTAAGTTACTAAATTTAAGCTAAGTTCTTGAAAAATGGTTGGgatgtaatttattaaatttaaaaaacacactTTTATCAATGCTAAATTATATTGAGCGATGGCTTATTGACTTTTATTGTAGATCTTTGAATGGAAAGAGAATAAGAGTCTCAATAGCAAAGCCAAGAATGAAAGGTTCCAGAGGAATGCCACCAGGAGGTGGTCGAAACAGACGATGTTATGAGTGTCTTGAATTTGGTCATCTTGCAAGGGACTGTGTAAAAAGCTCCAACAACCGTCGAAGAAATAGGTAGGTTGTTTAAATAGGAAATTTattatgatatacaattttaataattagGTTATAACACCTATGTAAAATTTTACTCATATTTAATATGTAGGTGTTTTTGTATACAAGTTGTTTCTTAATAATGTTATTTATCTGATTAGTATTGTTCTATATCATAGTATGTTAGCATATGTCAGCTTGattgaacattttaaattaaaccataggGGTAATGTACTCATTATTTAAAAttctgcctttaaaaaaaaatcccctatTGGAatcttttaaataatgttaaaatattCCATAGTTTACTCATGTTGTAGCCTTAGATTGTATTAATGTAGTCTTTAAATTGCCACCCACCAGGTGGATAGTTAATTGTTTACTTATGGATAACACCAAACTTAAGTTTAGATAAATATCTTTTCCTGGTTGCTCTTATTTTTGTGCAGGCTGTGTTTGCAGGAATTGGGTGGTCTTGATATTTTCTTCACTGTGTGAGGGTTgaattgatgatgatgatgatgatggtcaTAGTGTATTAAGTCCAGTGTCATGGTTATGGGGTTGATCACAAGACGTTTGGTTGACCAGGTCATGGAGCCTAGTGAGAGGCTGACCACTGTGAATAGTGATTGGCTAATGTGATTTTGATTTGATCTTCTATGGTGGAAGAGTTGGCCACATGGCCTATGTGTGTTTTAGCGCTGTGTGCGCTGATGAAGGCgctgctttgtgtgtgtgtgttgtagtTCACCTTTTTGAAGAGGAACTCAGGGTATAATTTGTAAggttatatttgtatatttatacattgaacatttttttgaattaatttgttttttctttttttacttgtaatttttaagaaattaatttaagcaGGAAatctttgacattttttttcttcaaaacattcATATAGGATTTGTTTAACAGTGCCTGATATTGTTTTTGTTACTGTAGTGCAAGATCACTAACTTAGAAATATCAATTTCTTCTTTTAGGTCTAGGTCACGATCTCGAGAAAGATATGAACGCCgcagatctagatcaagatctggCAGTCAAAGTAGgtacagaagaaacagaagtCGAAGCCGCCAGCGAGATAGAAGTGGAAGTCGTGACAGAAGGTCATACAACAGAAGAAGTACAAGTAGGGGGAGAGAAAGCAGATCAGCCAGAGATAGGAGCCGGGATCGTAAAGAAAGAAGTAATAGTAGAGATCGGGACTCTAAACTAGATCGAAGTGGTGATAGTGACAAAATCGGGGATAGGAAACGTGATGAaaagagtaaaagagagagtaaagagaagaaagttgaggaggaggaggagaagAGGAGCAGAGAAAGTGTTGAGAGGCCCAGCGATGTAGAAAAAAGGCAAAGTGCAAGTCCTGAACACAAACACAGTGGAGGTGAAGAAAGTAATCATGAGCTAGAATCAAGGGGGAGGAAAAGAAGTATTAGTGACGGAGATCGAAGTCGGTCAGCAAGCCCATTAGCTAAACGGAACAGTCAGGAGGAGGAAGATGACAGGTAAATAATTGAGTGAATCCTGTTACCATGTTTTTATTCCCAGGGTCATGTAAAAAATCATCCTTAAAAATGGTTTTAGAGCAATATAGACTATGTATATACCGGTACCAGTAATGTTTGTAATATCAAGCCacttagtgaaaaaaaattctagatctatttacagAAAGATttgcaatttttatttatttatttttttttttcaaaaaaaaaaaaggaaagttccctATAATATACTGATTCAATCTTGTCATTCATTTCCCGTTGGGCTTTCGTAGGAGTGGCAATAGTTTAGAATTGCTTTAATCTATCCCCTGAAATGTAGACAGTTCCAAAGCTTTGACTATATCTATGGTAAAGATATGAACTTTGTGTGTAGCTTGTATGAGAGTATCACATTCTAAGGggattaataattttttttatttgaatataattGAGATACAGTgtggacattttgttttgtttttaaggtaGAACTTTAGCGTTGAATTTTTTCCCCCCAAtatgctgaaaaaaaatgtcatgactttgtttttttgtaaatttcctTTCCCTGTCATAGGTGATACAGAAACTAATCATATTTTGGAAAAAATttagtatatttatttttttgtaccatTATTGTCCCTTTTATTGCTGAGACattttttggggaaaaaaaacactacattcTACTCCTCGTTGacatttctaaaagaaataCACTTTCATATTATAAAGCTTTCCGAAGGTTTTGACAGAACCAGCTTTAAATGGTAATCTATGTTCTAATGAATTgagtttgttttgtattcacaGAGCAAGCAGCCCAAGAGATGCAGAAGATTCTAATATGGACAATGACAAAGAAGACAATTAAAAGAATTTGTTGTATACTTGATGTTGgtgtgatgatgatgatgaaaccAATGGCTCAGAAACTGGTTCTGATGCACAAAGAATAATCAGATGCATTTTTCTGTAGACAGTTGTAAGAAAAAGGAATATTCTATGGTACTATCATCATTTTTTATTGCTCATTGTTcactatcattttttttctttaccatGATTTCAACATTTGTTGGCATCATTTTATGAGAAGAACATTAAACACATGAAAACTGTGTGCTCTAATACCATCAGTACAATCATTACTGTAGTCTATGTTGTAGTAGGTCTACATGCACTGGAATCACTACTGCCCtatgttgtaaacattttaattggaaagcacatttttttcctttttttctttggtcactttgaagaaatgtaaaataaataattattgttgattcttttttttattcttttttgtttttggttattGTCTGTTGTGTGGTGTTGAGCTATTGCAACATATCAATTCTAGATGACTTGTTTTGTGTGCAGCAGTTGGGttgctaattttaaaaaatgtgattaaTATTTGGGtctaaaacattttgaaaggtTTTGGAAGTGTTTCCTCCCCcaccaagttaaaaaaaaataattgaatttgaaactaagcctgtgggaggggggggggtgtctttCATATCTTTATTAACTTTGGATTGCAACacaaaacctgaactactgaTTCAATGGATCCCATATAATATGACTTGCATGAAGTTTTTAACTACCGGTACTTGAATTTAAATGGAAATATGATATGGTTCCCATAACATACAAGACTTGCATGAAGTTTAAACTAGTAgtatttaaatatacaaacCCTGTAAGGATATCTGCTTTTATATTgtcaatgtaaagaaaaatgaaataatcattaagaggGTTAGGTATCTAATTATTCTATGCACCAGTTAATaaatttttcataatttcaAAATGCCCTAAGTGTTCATTTCAAATCCTCTTGGGgtaacactgtcaaaacctttacaTCAAAATTCATCAAGACTTCTTTAGAAAGctacaaaaattaaattgacaaaacattaattaaacgtttctatacagcaaccatcagcagtctaattaactttgccatcacctgcttgCACAAAGACAGACTAATGAAAAAAGCATATATCACTTGAACACAGCTACCGTCTCTTGAAGAACTTTTTcaagaaagatgcctttccataACAAACAATTCTTAGACAACtttcacccattaaaccactttAAAATCAGAATTGCACGAAGTGGTCCTCTcttttccattaggactaaaaatTTGAAAACTTTATCCCACTTTTGGTCAGTGTTGCAAGATCATCTGTGGTCATAGATAAGTACCGGTACACAAAAGTGTGATTCATAAAgtgctggttgtgagtgtgttttgtgtgtgaatgtttgtatttgcatctatattgttatcaTTACAGTAGTCAAacagaatttccatttgattggaccaataaaattatcttaattCATTTAACATCAATAGTACAGAAcactaaaaaatgaaataaaaataatgacatGGCAAAATTCAAATgaacagatttatttatttaaactttaaaaaatttacataagtactatttttttaaaattacacaaATCTTGAAACCTAAAGAATAGTCTAAGCTAAACACAACCACATTTCTTttgctgataaaaaaaaaccttgtgCATTTAGACTAGACAAATTAAAaagtacacacaaaaaaacaacttgtattAAACACAAGGCACAGATAGAATACTTCACATTTAATTTGATCAATTAAAGTCATCGTAAATACAAATCAACAGGTGAACATAAAGTAATGGCACAGAAACTTCTTGAATTGACATTAAACAGGAACTTGAGTACTTTCTCATCAAAAGGTCATCAAACGAgatttttttatcaacattttaatTCTGATTGTTATCTTTATGTAGAAGAACTCTTACAAGCATTCAATTTACAaagtttttattcacaaactacaAAGTATTAAATCATTCTCCATGTAGAACATCTGTAAACTTTTCAATAACAAAGAAAACCATTCAATAACATTCTGTAGGACTTTCAACAGCAAACCATTCAACAACATTCTGTAAGACTTTCAACATTACACAGCAAACCATTCAACAACATTCTGTAAGACTTTCAACATCACACAGCAAACCATTCAGCAAGATTTAAAAACCATTCAACACTACTCTCCCTAAGCCAACTAAAATGCCCATCATGCTAGTACACAGATTCAGCTCCACACACAAAACACTTGCAGTCCCTGAGATGAGAAACTATCATGACTTTGATTGAGGTGACAATGAATAAAGATTCCTTTTGTAAGGTGACGTTCTAGTGTCTTGTTGATTGTAAGATACTGACCACAGCTTAGGAGATGTAGGGGATGGTCGGCCAGTATAAGATGGAGAGCCTGAAAATGTCAAAAGAATTTGAATgcagacattaaaaaaattatttttttttgcctgaaATTTTGTCTAAAATGTATCTAGAAACTTTTAATAACTTAGGGACAACTATAATGTaaagaataaaagaatatttcctTTGAGACCTAGAAGTTCACCAGAGTTTATATTTCTCTAGTTAAAGGCTATTGTGATTCATTAccttacaaaaatacaaaatccTTCAAGGAAAAGTGGGAgaacaaaacgaaaaaaaaaaaagtcattaaagGATTAAAATAATTCTCTCTTAAAGATTCTCTTCACAGTTCATGACCAAGAcaaagaagagttgcgatggtGATGCCCCAGTTCCCATTTATAATGCCGTCTATAAAGTGATTtaacttattttcttattgaGTAGAGAGAGAAGCAATGAGAGAGAACATAGCTATCCATAAAGTTGTACTTATAGGTGTAGACTGTTGTATGAAGGAAGTATAGAGATGACAGAGCTATCCATAAAGTTGTACTTATAGGTGTAGACTGTTGTATGAAGGAAGTAGAGAGATGACAGAGCTATCCATAAAGTTGTACTTATCAGTATAAAGTTGTACTTACTTATTGGTGTAAAGTTTTACTTACTTATTGGTGTCGACTGTTGTATGAAGGAAGCCGACTGTGAAGGACTCAATGAACCTTGGTTGAGGAAGACATTGGGGTTAGATGAAGCCTTGTAACGTGGACCCAAGATAGCATGATAACCTGCAAGTAATTTTCGTCAAGTCTTCTATAGTTATATTTATGAAGAGAAAACCATGAACATAAGCAATGAATACAAACAACATAATAAGAGAAATTTTGAAGTTGAAGTTCTATGTCTAATAGCAAGGCTTTAGTCCAAAGAATAAGGAGAATTGAAAAGATCATTAAATTAGTTGTTCAACAAAATCACCAAGAGCAAAGTACTTCTTAAAGTTCAAAGAAATGTAAATGATGCACTAAACTTGGATACATACAAAGACATGAACGTATTATTTCAACAAATTTGTAGATAATTATGCAGGTATAGATCAACTCACTAGATTTGTAACAATTTAGATACAATTATTGGACTTATGTTAAAATTCTTAACTCAATTTCAGTAGTTCCACTTTTCCAAAtattattgaaacaaaatataatggtaaaaagtaaagttcccctttcagaccttgtggtctatagggcatatgttgtaaaggtcatctgtttctgtggcctaccgttaacgagggtgtcatgtggccagcacaacgacctaccgcctttactttcccccaactaatgtcaggtacccattagagctgggtggactcagaggcgcccgaagatcctgaaattaaaaatcccagtcttcaaccgGATTTGAACCCCGTACCCCGGTTTGtaagtcaagtgctttaccgctcagccactgcgcctcctaaAATATAAAGGTACTGAGaatgaaaagtttattttttcaatgttaaaaaaataagagcACCTGATAAAAGGGTTACCACGTTCCATCAAGACACCAAGGCTCACTTATaactattataaaatataacaaaaaaaaaacaacaactatttacCAACTAAAACTGCAGCTGCTGTGAGCATGACAATCAAACAGATAATCAACCAGGACTGGTAGTTGCTGACTGTAGAACTCAACATGGAGGACCAGCTCTGATCTAGTCTGTGCATctctggaaaagaaaaaaaggttactGGTCATCATTTGATACAATAAGAGAAGTCCCATCTGTGAAACAAATTTTGACCACCCAACTTGAGCCACACAaactactttttattttgtttcgtttgtAGCAGAAATGAACTTGACCTTGTTCCACTTCCTTTATTTTCATAG is part of the Biomphalaria glabrata chromosome 10, xgBioGlab47.1, whole genome shotgun sequence genome and harbors:
- the LOC106078173 gene encoding serine/arginine-rich splicing factor 7-like, with product MGRSSSRSKSRSRSGSGGSRSRSGSADKKRRSYSRSPASDDENKCRVHIADLGLDPSKSEIYRAFEKFGPLREIWVARIPPCFAFVVYKYKDDACEAVRKMDGESLNGKRIRVSIAKPRMKGSRGMPPGGGRNRRCYECLEFGHLARDCVKSSNNRRRNRSRSRSRERYERRRSRSRSGSQSRYRRNRSRSRQRDRSGSRDRRSYNRRSTSRGRESRSARDRSRDRKERSNSRDRDSKLDRSGDSDKIGDRKRDEKSKRESKEKKVEEEEEKRSRESVERPSDVEKRQSASPEHKHSGGEESNHELESRGRKRSISDGDRSRSASPLAKRNSQEEEDDRASSPRDAEDSNMDNDKEDN